In a genomic window of Cytobacillus sp. FSL H8-0458:
- a CDS encoding amidohydrolase has product MSILIIKNANIITLDQQNTMAKSLLVRNGIIEKIWDKAEPDRSEIPNSPDVEIKDLKGATLLPGFIDTHSHLLMYGQMLNYVDCRSPRNKNIDDIKREIAERAGKAKPGEWVMGWGYDDTLLVDKRHPDRFDLDQAAPNNPVFIRHISGHFGAVNSKALELAGIDETISNPHGGYFTRDDNGRLDGVIHEIPALEFIFPVLPSPSSDEQVKNIQNAAEVYLSQGITTCTDAGVGLDRGIEELNAHVAAINSGKNPMNMRLMILHHLLREGSAFSGYTADQLDLELKRRTKNRVSLDSAKLFQDGSIQGLTGALRDPYHCDESVYGELLHDQNKFAEEMLDLHNRGFRIAIHGNGDRAIGSILEAFDYVLSKSPMEDHRHRIEHVQTAGSDDLDAMQRLGVAASFFINHVYFWGDRHRRIFLGEKRAARINPLADAVDRNLLFTLHSDCPITPISPLFSIWAAVNRITLEGDVLGNDQKIDVLDALKAMTSYGAALNFEEDSAGTIKEGKRGDFVVLDADPLTCPAMELKDISILATIISGKVVWENTEKAYTHS; this is encoded by the coding sequence GTGAGTATCCTTATCATAAAAAATGCAAATATCATTACGCTTGATCAACAAAACACTATGGCAAAATCATTGCTTGTCAGGAATGGCATCATCGAAAAAATTTGGGATAAAGCCGAACCGGACCGTTCGGAAATTCCAAATAGTCCTGATGTCGAGATCAAGGATTTAAAAGGAGCCACGTTGCTTCCGGGGTTTATTGACACACATAGCCATTTATTAATGTACGGGCAAATGCTGAATTATGTTGATTGCAGATCCCCGCGGAATAAAAACATTGACGATATAAAGCGAGAGATAGCAGAAAGGGCGGGTAAAGCGAAACCTGGAGAATGGGTCATGGGGTGGGGGTATGATGATACCCTCCTGGTGGATAAAAGGCATCCGGACAGATTTGATTTAGACCAAGCAGCCCCGAACAATCCTGTTTTTATCCGGCACATTTCAGGGCACTTTGGTGCTGTAAATTCCAAAGCTCTTGAATTGGCTGGAATCGATGAAACCATTTCAAATCCGCATGGCGGGTACTTTACACGTGATGATAATGGAAGGCTGGATGGTGTCATTCATGAAATTCCTGCCCTGGAATTTATTTTTCCAGTCCTGCCTTCTCCTTCAAGCGATGAACAAGTCAAAAATATACAAAATGCGGCGGAGGTGTACTTGTCTCAGGGAATCACCACATGTACAGATGCCGGCGTGGGCCTTGACAGAGGAATAGAAGAATTAAATGCGCATGTAGCGGCCATTAATTCAGGGAAGAATCCAATGAATATGCGGCTAATGATCCTGCATCATCTTTTAAGAGAGGGGAGTGCTTTTTCCGGTTATACGGCCGATCAGCTCGATCTTGAATTAAAGAGACGCACTAAAAACAGAGTTTCTCTGGATAGTGCTAAATTATTTCAGGATGGATCCATCCAGGGACTTACAGGTGCACTCCGCGATCCTTATCATTGTGATGAATCTGTATACGGTGAACTGCTGCATGACCAAAACAAATTTGCAGAAGAAATGCTGGATCTCCATAATAGAGGGTTTAGGATTGCGATACATGGAAACGGAGATCGGGCAATCGGATCTATCCTTGAGGCCTTCGATTATGTTCTGTCAAAAAGTCCGATGGAAGACCACAGACATAGAATTGAACATGTACAGACTGCAGGCAGTGATGATCTTGATGCCATGCAAAGATTAGGTGTGGCTGCCTCCTTTTTCATCAATCATGTTTATTTTTGGGGAGATCGGCACCGCAGGATATTCCTCGGTGAGAAGAGAGCGGCAAGAATTAATCCTTTGGCTGATGCGGTTGACCGCAATTTGCTGTTCACACTGCATTCTGATTGCCCAATTACTCCCATTTCGCCCCTGTTTTCCATATGGGCGGCTGTGAACCGCATCACTTTAGAAGGGGATGTGCTTGGTAATGATCAGAAAATTGATGTTCTGGACGCTTTAAAAGCGATGACGTCTTACGGGGCAGCTCTGAACTTTGAAGAAGATTCTGCTGGCACAATTAAGGAAGGGAAAAGAGGAGATTTTGTTGTCCTGGATGCCGACCCTCTTACCTGTCCAGCAATGGAATTAAAGGATATTTCTATATTGGCGACCATTATTTCCGGTAAGGTTGTGTGGGAAAATACAGAAAAAGCTTACACTCATTCATAG
- a CDS encoding APC family permease, which translates to MEERVQLEKTFKPQWVWAIALGSAIGWGAFILPSEWMGKAGPIGAVIGLTIGALLMMVIAVSYGVLIEKYPVSGGEFAYAYIGFGRKHAFICGWFLTLGYICIVALNASALALLGKFMLPSLTNIGLLYEIGGWQVYLGEVVIATAALLIFAYFNIKGASISGSLQYIFCIILVAGVFLLTISMILSPSSDLSNLQPFFKPGIPALTGIIAIIAIAPWAYVGFDNIPQAAEEFNFPPKKAFKLIIYSLIVACVLYSFMIIATAVAMPWQNLVAGKPIWGTGDVISDTLGAFGVLLLAISLCMGVFTGLNGFYVSSSRLLFAMGRAKVVPKAFSRLHPKHGTPYVGVLFTCALCLFAPWFGRPVLLWIVDMSATGVTIAYFYTCYTAYKLFSWTEAGDGKMISPGKKLVALIGALSGLAFLGLLLVPGSPSALGAPSLIALIVWAVLGLAFYLYKRKEYNQIPKSTLDYYILGSTDTNGMEDKTDSQVNIKIDA; encoded by the coding sequence ATGGAAGAAAGGGTACAGCTGGAAAAAACGTTTAAGCCACAATGGGTATGGGCTATCGCGCTTGGTTCTGCCATTGGCTGGGGAGCCTTTATTCTGCCGTCTGAATGGATGGGAAAAGCAGGGCCGATCGGGGCGGTGATCGGGTTAACCATTGGTGCTTTATTAATGATGGTGATTGCCGTCAGCTACGGGGTTTTAATTGAAAAGTATCCTGTTTCCGGGGGTGAGTTTGCTTATGCATATATCGGGTTTGGGAGGAAACATGCCTTTATCTGCGGATGGTTTCTGACTCTTGGCTATATTTGTATTGTAGCCCTGAATGCGTCTGCATTGGCATTGCTCGGTAAGTTTATGCTTCCATCGCTGACAAATATCGGATTGTTATATGAAATAGGCGGCTGGCAGGTATATCTGGGGGAAGTAGTGATTGCAACTGCAGCACTTCTAATCTTTGCCTATTTTAATATAAAGGGTGCTTCCATTTCTGGCAGTCTCCAATATATATTTTGTATTATCCTCGTTGCCGGTGTGTTTCTGCTCACCATCAGCATGATACTAAGCCCATCTTCAGATCTGTCAAATCTTCAGCCTTTCTTTAAACCGGGGATTCCTGCACTGACTGGAATCATCGCAATCATCGCGATTGCTCCTTGGGCATATGTAGGGTTTGATAACATTCCGCAGGCCGCTGAAGAATTTAATTTTCCTCCTAAGAAGGCATTCAAGCTTATCATATATTCGTTAATTGTAGCTTGTGTCTTATACTCCTTCATGATTATTGCAACAGCAGTGGCAATGCCATGGCAAAACCTTGTTGCCGGAAAGCCGATCTGGGGGACAGGTGATGTCATCTCTGATACGTTAGGTGCCTTCGGAGTGCTCCTGCTCGCAATTTCCCTTTGTATGGGTGTATTTACAGGGCTTAATGGATTCTATGTTTCTTCCAGCCGATTGTTGTTTGCGATGGGGAGAGCTAAAGTAGTTCCTAAAGCTTTTTCCAGGCTTCACCCGAAGCATGGCACCCCTTATGTAGGGGTTCTGTTCACATGTGCCCTTTGCCTGTTTGCTCCATGGTTTGGGCGTCCTGTCCTGTTATGGATTGTTGACATGTCAGCAACAGGAGTAACCATTGCCTACTTTTATACTTGTTACACAGCCTATAAGCTATTCAGCTGGACAGAAGCAGGTGATGGGAAAATGATCTCACCAGGCAAAAAACTGGTTGCTCTGATTGGAGCACTAAGCGGGCTTGCATTTCTTGGCTTGCTGCTCGTTCCCGGGTCCCCATCTGCACTTGGAGCACCTTCACTGATCGCCTTAATCGTTTGGGCAGTATTAGGATTAGCATTCTATCTATATAAAAGGAAAGAATACAATCAAATACCTAAAAGTACACTTGATTATTATATTTTAGGCAGTACAGATACAAATGGGATGGAAGATAAAACTGATAGCCAGGTTAATATTAAAATTGACGCTTAA
- a CDS encoding selenium metabolism-associated LysR family transcriptional regulator, with product MNLDYLKVFYVTANNKSFSQTAKDLHLSQSSVSLQIKQLEEQWDCQLFERTTKKISLTPAGEILYHKVKKLIALMNETENELEELKGSVHGDLKVGASLTIGEHVLPFLLADFSSLYPKVSLHLNVYNSRHIVEKLLNHEINLGFIESMLSYPALKQVPFAKDELIIIASPENKFIKTDNITIEELLSVPIIIREKGSGTRQVMEDSFRRCHVDASKLNVIMELKHTEAIKTCVEAGLGISIISKSAVKKELRLGTLKQLKIDGITMQRDFYMIYHEEALKHTSRKLMEYISSRH from the coding sequence ATGAACCTCGACTATCTGAAAGTATTTTATGTCACCGCAAATAATAAAAGTTTTTCCCAGACTGCCAAAGATCTCCACCTCTCTCAATCAAGTGTCAGCCTTCAAATCAAACAACTCGAAGAACAGTGGGATTGTCAGCTCTTTGAACGGACAACAAAAAAAATCTCGCTGACACCCGCAGGGGAAATCCTCTATCATAAAGTCAAAAAGCTGATAGCTTTAATGAATGAAACTGAAAATGAACTGGAAGAATTAAAGGGAAGTGTACATGGGGACTTAAAGGTCGGAGCCAGCTTAACAATCGGGGAGCATGTACTCCCCTTTTTATTAGCCGATTTTTCGAGTCTCTATCCAAAAGTCAGCCTGCATTTAAATGTATATAATTCCAGGCATATCGTTGAGAAACTATTAAATCATGAAATTAACTTAGGGTTCATTGAATCCATGCTCTCCTATCCAGCCTTAAAACAAGTTCCTTTTGCCAAAGATGAGTTGATTATCATAGCCTCCCCTGAAAATAAATTCATTAAGACGGACAATATAACCATCGAGGAGCTCCTGTCAGTTCCTATTATTATCCGTGAAAAAGGGTCAGGAACACGGCAAGTGATGGAGGATTCCTTTAGAAGATGCCATGTAGATGCATCCAAATTGAATGTCATTATGGAACTGAAACACACCGAAGCCATAAAAACATGTGTCGAAGCAGGATTAGGAATTTCCATCATTTCAAAATCTGCAGTAAAAAAAGAACTTCGGCTGGGAACTTTAAAACAATTAAAGATAGACGGAATTACAATGCAGCGGGACTTTTACATGATCTATCATGAGGAAGCCCTGAAACATACCAGCAGAAAGCTGATGGAATATATATCATCGAGACATTGA